A part of Halobacillus shinanisalinarum genomic DNA contains:
- a CDS encoding metal-sensitive transcriptional regulator, which yields MDFSQDLKLRLKRAEGQVRGVHKMMEEEKECKDVISQLSAVRSAVDRTIATIVAENLQRCIQEQADKGEDTTKVVQEAIELLVKSR from the coding sequence ATGGATTTTTCACAGGATTTAAAACTACGATTAAAGCGGGCAGAAGGACAGGTTCGTGGCGTGCACAAAATGATGGAGGAAGAAAAAGAATGCAAAGATGTCATCAGTCAGCTGTCTGCAGTAAGGTCCGCTGTGGATCGCACGATTGCCACAATCGTTGCTGAAAATTTGCAACGATGTATTCAAGAACAGGCGGACAAGGGAGAGGATACCACGAAAGTAGTTCAGGAAGCCATCGAATTATTAGTCAAAAGCAGATAA
- a CDS encoding rhodanese-like domain-containing protein, producing MKEVTAKELEKKVREGEKVNIIDVREDKEVAQGKIPGAQHIPLGQVQDRLDEIDKDTASFAVPVGAVAKHAFFLSKQGYDVTNMAGGMLEWSEEVEK from the coding sequence ATGAAGGAAGTTACAGCAAAAGAGCTAGAGAAGAAAGTAAGAGAAGGAGAAAAGGTAAACATCATAGACGTGAGAGAGGATAAAGAGGTAGCACAAGGGAAAATTCCAGGTGCCCAGCATATACCGCTAGGGCAAGTGCAGGATCGACTGGATGAAATCGATAAAGATACAGCATCGTTTGCCGTTCCGGTGGGCGCAGTGGCAAAGCATGCGTTTTTTTTAAGTAAGCAAGGCTATGATGTAACCAATATGGCGGGCGGCATGCTGGAGTGGTCGGAGGAAGTAGAGAAATAA
- a CDS encoding YgjP-like metallopeptidase domain-containing protein yields MIITPLLTYGTTEIDYIFYHQNRKDLKISVDLVNGVEVFAPHYLETEKMNVLIKKKAPWIMTKLRELNEVQLSVQPKEFVSGEKFPYLGRHINL; encoded by the coding sequence GTGATTATTACGCCTCTACTCACCTACGGCACCACAGAAATTGATTATATATTCTATCACCAAAACCGCAAAGACTTGAAAATTTCAGTTGATCTCGTAAACGGAGTAGAGGTTTTCGCACCACACTATCTTGAAACAGAAAAAATGAATGTACTGATCAAAAAGAAAGCCCCTTGGATCATGACCAAGCTTAGAGAACTAAATGAAGTTCAGCTATCAGTTCAACCGAAGGAATTTGTCAGTGGTGAGAAATTCCCTTACTTAGGTCGTCATATCAATCTATAA
- a CDS encoding DUF302 domain-containing protein, with amino-acid sequence MFHYTVEANQTVEESVKVLEEVLREEKFGVLWDFDIKDTLEKKGFDYDQNYRVLEVCNPEAAKEVLTQNFMVGYFLPCKIVVYEDQGKTKIGMPKPTTLIELTGDESLKAFAEDIESKLVACMDKAANK; translated from the coding sequence ATGTTTCATTATACGGTGGAAGCCAATCAAACAGTTGAGGAATCTGTAAAGGTATTGGAAGAGGTGCTGAGAGAGGAAAAGTTTGGCGTTCTTTGGGATTTCGATATTAAAGATACTCTGGAGAAAAAGGGATTCGATTACGATCAGAACTATAGGGTCCTTGAAGTTTGTAATCCAGAGGCGGCAAAAGAAGTTTTAACACAAAACTTTATGGTCGGTTACTTTCTTCCTTGTAAAATTGTTGTGTATGAGGATCAAGGAAAGACGAAAATTGGGATGCCTAAGCCAACAACACTTATTGAGCTAACGGGAGATGAATCGTTAAAAGCATTTGCAGAAGACATTGAATCTAAGCTTGTTGCATGTATGGACAAAGCAGCCAATAAATAA
- a CDS encoding DUF3231 family protein: METTHNAKLTAAELSQLWSAYINDTLITCEATYYLQIIEDPQIRELMSLTLQEAEGHIKKLTAIFNDNQYPLPKGFTKEEDVNVNAPRLFSDVYILNWLSQFAKLGLNAYSVSVEVVTREDIQSYFSECLSQSNELIRKSNEVLLSKGLYMRPPSLPTPDGIDFVKSQEFLAGWFGDVRPLTSLEITNLYTNIQRNALGIVTMQAFVQTAKSKETVRYFKRGKQIAGKHVEVFSSTMQKDDLPAPMTWDAEVTDSTSQVFSDKLMMYKGTFLTGISLGYYGASMAASPRRDLGAMYVRLMAEIGKYAEDGANIMIKNGWMEEPPRAADRDELAKKKG; the protein is encoded by the coding sequence ATGGAAACAACACACAACGCGAAACTAACTGCAGCGGAACTGTCACAACTTTGGTCTGCCTATATAAACGATACGCTTATAACATGTGAAGCGACATACTATCTTCAAATTATTGAAGACCCACAAATACGAGAACTTATGTCCTTGACTTTACAAGAAGCCGAGGGACATATAAAAAAACTAACGGCAATTTTTAACGATAATCAATACCCACTTCCAAAAGGCTTTACGAAAGAAGAAGATGTGAATGTGAATGCTCCTCGCCTATTTTCCGATGTGTATATTTTAAATTGGCTAAGCCAGTTCGCGAAGTTAGGCCTTAATGCTTATAGTGTTAGTGTAGAAGTCGTTACACGGGAAGATATTCAATCTTATTTTAGTGAATGTCTCTCTCAATCCAATGAATTAATTAGAAAATCAAACGAAGTTCTACTATCCAAAGGGCTTTATATGCGCCCTCCTTCTTTGCCAACACCCGATGGTATCGATTTTGTTAAGTCTCAGGAATTTCTTGCAGGTTGGTTTGGTGATGTACGACCATTAACCTCTCTTGAAATTACAAATCTATATACAAATATACAACGTAACGCTCTAGGTATTGTGACAATGCAAGCCTTTGTCCAAACAGCAAAATCAAAGGAAACAGTTCGCTACTTCAAAAGAGGCAAACAGATTGCTGGAAAACATGTTGAAGTATTCAGTTCAACTATGCAAAAGGATGACCTGCCGGCTCCTATGACATGGGATGCAGAGGTAACTGATTCAACATCTCAAGTCTTTTCGGATAAATTAATGATGTATAAAGGAACATTTCTGACTGGTATAAGTTTAGGCTATTATGGAGCCAGTATGGCAGCAAGTCCCAGGCGTGATCTAGGGGCAATGTATGTAAGGCTTATGGCTGAAATCGGTAAGTATGCTGAGGACGGCGCAAATATTATGATAAAAAATGGGTGGATGGAAGAGCCCCCACGGGCAGCTGATCGTGATGAATTAGCTAAAAAAAAGGGTTAG
- a CDS encoding sulfurtransferase TusA family protein: MEAVKKLDATGLACPMPIVKTKKAMQELNSGDVLEIHATDQGAKSDLTAWAKSGGHELLQDTEEDGVLKFWIKKG; the protein is encoded by the coding sequence ATGGAAGCAGTAAAAAAATTAGATGCAACAGGCTTGGCTTGCCCAATGCCGATCGTTAAAACTAAAAAAGCGATGCAGGAATTAAATTCAGGCGACGTATTAGAAATTCATGCAACGGATCAAGGGGCTAAAAGTGATCTAACTGCATGGGCTAAATCAGGTGGCCATGAATTACTACAGGATACCGAGGAAGACGGTGTATTGAAATTTTGGATTAAAAAAGGGTAA
- a CDS encoding aldehyde dehydrogenase family protein, with product MFSDFSNLYISGEWREGTSDRTVTDINPYTREAIVEIQGGTAEDLDEAYESAQKVQKEWAQALPQARQKILEKAANLMLENQEEIINWLVKESGSTRIKSMVEFQAAYSDIKEAAGYPLRMTGLIAPSKTAGKENRVYRGPLGVIGVISPWNFPLHLTMRSVAAAIATGNGVVIKPATETPVTGGLLIAKLFEEAGLPGGLLNVVVGRGSEIGDHMVTHPIPSFISFTGSTDVGRHIGELAGRTLKKAALELGGNNVFIMLEDAKIEEAVESAVFGKFLHQGQVCIAANRILVPESRYDEFVEAFKNKVSNLKVGDPDDAKTNVGPVINSGQLKGILEDLESSINQGAHKVLGGDVNGNILEPTVLVNVTNDMSIAKNEIFGPVAPIISYKDEDEAVDIANDSPYGLSGAVHSGSLEHGVNIARRLHTGMVHVNDQSINDESHVPFGGEKESGLGRFNGDWILEEFTTVQWVSVQHEKRDYGPYFD from the coding sequence ATGTTTTCAGACTTTAGCAACCTATATATTTCCGGAGAGTGGCGAGAAGGAACGAGTGATAGAACCGTTACGGATATCAATCCCTATACACGAGAGGCGATTGTTGAGATTCAAGGGGGAACAGCTGAAGATCTAGATGAAGCTTATGAATCCGCACAAAAAGTTCAAAAAGAATGGGCACAAGCATTACCACAGGCTAGGCAAAAAATTCTCGAGAAAGCGGCAAATCTGATGCTCGAGAATCAGGAAGAGATTATTAACTGGTTAGTTAAAGAGTCTGGCAGTACAAGGATTAAATCGATGGTCGAATTTCAAGCGGCGTATAGCGACATTAAAGAAGCGGCCGGTTATCCATTGCGTATGACCGGATTGATTGCCCCCTCTAAAACAGCTGGGAAAGAAAACCGGGTGTATCGCGGGCCCCTTGGGGTTATCGGTGTCATTAGCCCGTGGAATTTCCCATTGCATTTGACCATGCGGTCTGTCGCGGCGGCTATAGCAACGGGTAACGGCGTTGTGATCAAACCAGCGACTGAAACACCTGTCACCGGCGGGCTATTAATTGCTAAATTGTTTGAAGAGGCAGGACTACCCGGCGGTTTGCTTAATGTTGTCGTTGGTCGGGGGTCTGAAATTGGCGACCATATGGTGACGCATCCGATTCCATCGTTTATTTCCTTTACTGGTTCAACAGACGTCGGCCGTCATATTGGAGAATTAGCTGGCCGAACCTTAAAGAAAGCAGCACTGGAACTTGGTGGAAACAATGTCTTCATCATGCTTGAAGATGCAAAAATTGAAGAAGCGGTGGAATCAGCCGTTTTCGGCAAGTTTTTGCACCAAGGGCAGGTGTGTATCGCCGCCAACCGCATTCTAGTTCCCGAATCAAGGTATGATGAGTTTGTTGAGGCCTTCAAAAATAAAGTAAGTAACCTTAAAGTCGGCGATCCAGATGATGCTAAGACCAATGTCGGGCCGGTGATTAATAGTGGTCAACTGAAAGGCATTCTAGAGGACCTCGAATCAAGCATTAACCAGGGTGCCCATAAAGTTTTGGGCGGAGACGTCAATGGAAATATTCTTGAGCCAACGGTTCTCGTGAATGTAACGAATGATATGTCAATCGCTAAAAATGAAATTTTTGGCCCGGTCGCTCCGATTATTTCATATAAAGATGAAGACGAGGCCGTTGACATCGCCAACGATTCACCATATGGCTTAAGCGGTGCCGTACATTCTGGTTCATTAGAACACGGGGTAAACATCGCTAGAAGACTCCATACCGGTATGGTTCATGTCAATGATCAATCGATTAATGACGAGTCCCACGTCCCGTTCGGCGGGGAAAAAGAGTCAGGCCTTGGTCGATTTAATGGGGATTGGATTCTTGAAGAATTCACGACTGTGCAATGGGTATCTGTCCAACACGAAAAACGCGATTACGGCCCTTATTTTGATTGA
- a CDS encoding MBL fold metallo-hydrolase — MTVKTITTGELAKKVVNHEETLILDVRNTDEFDDWKIEVGKVKVINEPYFNLLDGIESVEGDLQKDQEVIVVCAKGGSSQMVGELLDEAGYSYVYSLEGGMKAWSEHLEPTKVAGLKGGGSLYQFVRLGKGCLSYFVESEGEAAVIDANRMTDIYEAFVEEKDVQIKHLIDTHLHADHISGGRQLAENVKGTYYLPPKDATDVTFDYTALQEGNDIVVGNTTVQVQPIYSPGHTLGSTSLIIDDQYLLTGDILFIESIGRPDLAGKAEDWVGDLRETLYKRYKELSNDLVVLPAHYSFAEELGKSGEVSARLGDLYQKNSGLQVDDEGEFRKMVTDNLPPQPNAYEKIRHTNMGKANPDEEERREMEIGPNRCAVHG; from the coding sequence ATGACTGTAAAAACGATCACAACTGGTGAGTTAGCAAAGAAAGTTGTAAATCATGAAGAGACATTGATTCTAGATGTACGCAATACGGATGAATTTGATGATTGGAAAATTGAAGTCGGTAAAGTCAAGGTTATTAACGAACCATACTTTAATTTGCTCGATGGGATTGAATCTGTAGAAGGGGACTTGCAAAAAGATCAGGAAGTGATTGTCGTATGTGCGAAAGGCGGGTCTTCCCAAATGGTTGGCGAATTACTTGATGAAGCTGGCTATTCTTATGTTTATTCTCTGGAAGGTGGCATGAAAGCCTGGAGTGAACACTTAGAGCCGACGAAAGTGGCGGGTTTAAAAGGTGGAGGAAGCCTCTATCAATTTGTCCGCCTAGGAAAAGGTTGTCTCTCCTATTTCGTTGAGTCAGAAGGGGAAGCTGCGGTTATAGATGCCAATAGAATGACGGATATCTATGAAGCATTTGTTGAAGAAAAAGATGTGCAAATCAAACACTTGATTGATACCCATTTGCATGCGGATCACATTTCTGGTGGACGTCAATTAGCGGAAAACGTTAAAGGTACCTATTATTTACCTCCTAAAGATGCAACAGATGTTACGTTTGACTACACGGCGCTTCAAGAAGGTAATGATATCGTTGTCGGGAATACTACGGTGCAAGTACAACCGATTTATTCTCCGGGTCACACCCTGGGAAGTACGTCCCTCATCATTGATGACCAATACCTTCTTACAGGTGATATCCTGTTCATTGAGTCCATTGGTCGTCCTGATCTAGCAGGAAAGGCCGAAGATTGGGTTGGAGATCTGCGTGAAACATTATATAAACGATACAAAGAACTCTCTAATGATTTGGTAGTGCTCCCTGCTCACTATTCCTTTGCCGAAGAGCTTGGCAAAAGTGGTGAGGTGTCTGCTCGATTGGGAGATCTATATCAGAAAAATTCAGGTCTTCAAGTCGATGATGAAGGTGAATTCAGGAAAATGGTGACAGATAATCTTCCGCCACAGCCTAATGCTTATGAAAAGATTCGCCATACCAACATGGGGAAAGCGAATCCGGATGAGGAAGAACGTAGAGAAATGGAAATTGGACCTAACCGCTGCGCGGTTCACGGGTAA
- a CDS encoding CBO0543 family protein has protein sequence MTMEQIILLAVWIVAFSALLLLIPKDKILHALVAFHIKQCITWLFGLIVVEMRLIKYPVRLFDYATKASFTFEFFAYPAICAIFNVHYPEGKSKIAKFGYYALYTSVITVIEVILEINTNVIEYIHWSWYWTWITLFVTFFLSRSYYKWFFKQINTRHVK, from the coding sequence ATGACTATGGAGCAAATTATTTTATTAGCGGTGTGGATAGTAGCTTTCTCTGCCCTTTTATTACTCATTCCAAAAGATAAGATTCTTCATGCCTTAGTAGCCTTTCATATTAAGCAGTGTATAACATGGTTGTTTGGTCTTATTGTTGTTGAGATGAGGCTGATTAAATATCCTGTCAGGTTGTTTGATTATGCAACCAAGGCAAGTTTTACTTTTGAATTTTTTGCATATCCTGCAATCTGTGCCATCTTTAATGTTCATTATCCAGAGGGAAAAAGTAAAATCGCTAAATTTGGTTACTATGCTCTATATACTTCAGTCATTACAGTTATTGAGGTAATACTTGAAATAAATACTAATGTCATTGAGTATATCCATTGGTCTTGGTACTGGACTTGGATAACTTTATTTGTAACATTCTTTTTGTCACGTTCCTATTATAAGTGGTTCTTTAAGCAAATAAACACTCGACATGTCAAATAA
- a CDS encoding DUF3231 family protein: MEPTLTPSEISNLWNTYLGNTMGSEVTNLFRLNVRDEEIHKMLDTAQKDANEIVDGAKFLLNEAKHPLPESFDENDVNRNASPQFTDNAVLLLKHSLTQKACMEYSAALTSSTRGDVRNYFVQCLTRTKALLNTLVELVDKKGLNQPKIHIPIPGKIEKVQKQSFLGGFVKGNRPLTSEEIRHLVFNFQDVAVMNSVFKAFSQMTESKEIKEQFNRGVEIGNKHLDIFQSLMNKNDLPNLPTWESEITDSIDPSFSDRVILFKTSIFIGATASNYGKALSTSFRKDLGVDFLRLMGEWLIFGEDNLNIMIKRGFLDQMPLAKREDQVDCSS, encoded by the coding sequence ATGGAACCTACATTGACACCATCGGAAATCTCAAATCTGTGGAACACTTATTTGGGCAATACCATGGGGAGTGAAGTAACCAATCTTTTCCGATTGAATGTGAGGGATGAAGAGATTCACAAGATGCTCGATACAGCTCAAAAAGACGCTAACGAAATCGTCGACGGGGCGAAGTTCTTACTCAATGAAGCAAAACATCCTCTTCCGGAGTCTTTTGATGAAAATGATGTCAACCGTAATGCCTCTCCCCAGTTCACAGATAATGCGGTGCTTTTGTTAAAGCATTCATTAACCCAAAAGGCATGTATGGAATATTCTGCGGCACTGACGTCCTCAACGCGTGGAGATGTGCGGAATTATTTTGTTCAATGTCTCACCCGGACGAAGGCGTTGCTTAACACATTAGTAGAGCTCGTTGATAAAAAGGGGTTAAATCAACCCAAAATTCATATTCCAATACCCGGAAAAATTGAGAAGGTGCAAAAGCAATCGTTTTTAGGAGGATTTGTGAAAGGCAACCGGCCCTTAACGTCTGAAGAAATTAGACACCTTGTATTTAATTTTCAGGATGTGGCGGTTATGAATTCGGTTTTTAAAGCCTTCTCTCAAATGACGGAATCGAAAGAAATAAAGGAGCAATTCAATCGCGGGGTAGAGATTGGGAATAAACATTTGGATATTTTCCAGTCGCTTATGAACAAAAACGATTTACCCAACCTCCCCACATGGGAAAGTGAGATTACCGATAGCATCGATCCTTCCTTTTCAGATCGGGTCATATTGTTTAAAACTTCAATATTTATTGGAGCTACGGCCTCGAATTATGGAAAAGCTCTCTCGACCTCGTTTAGAAAGGACTTAGGTGTGGATTTCCTGCGTTTGATGGGTGAATGGCTCATCTTCGGCGAAGACAATCTCAATATCATGATTAAAAGGGGTTTTTTGGATCAAATGCCATTAGCCAAAAGAGAGGATCAGGTGGATTGTTCTTCCTAG
- a CDS encoding CBO0543 family protein, translating into MHVAITIWAIISSWQWWDRENFHKCHTTILYMSLMNLLYMFLTGGYILWKIQPDLGLPFPIVSMLYTFIIFPCTVILYLSRYPKSVKNQVLHNMKWITIYMGLEWLGSLCSRIIYDHGWNLGWSFLFVLTMFPMLRLHYKRPLLAYLLSIIFIAFLLYKFEVPWKVTMENRLFIGGIVSV; encoded by the coding sequence ATGCACGTGGCTATTACAATTTGGGCTATTATTTCCTCATGGCAATGGTGGGATCGGGAAAACTTCCACAAGTGCCATACAACAATACTGTACATGTCATTAATGAATTTATTATATATGTTTTTGACGGGTGGTTATATATTGTGGAAGATTCAGCCTGACCTTGGACTTCCTTTCCCCATCGTCAGTATGCTATATACGTTTATTATTTTCCCTTGTACGGTGATTTTATATTTGTCCCGTTATCCGAAGTCTGTTAAAAATCAGGTCCTTCACAACATGAAATGGATTACTATCTACATGGGACTCGAATGGCTGGGTAGTTTATGTAGTCGTATTATTTATGACCATGGCTGGAATTTAGGATGGTCATTTTTGTTTGTCCTCACCATGTTTCCTATGTTGCGTCTCCATTACAAAAGGCCTCTACTTGCCTATTTGTTGTCTATTATATTTATTGCTTTTTTACTTTATAAATTTGAAGTCCCTTGGAAAGTTACAATGGAAAATCGTTTATTTATTGGGGGGATCGTTTCTGTATGA
- a CDS encoding zeta toxin family protein has product MRSTELPPMMYIFAGNNGSGKSTIRNLLIDKLGIDINIDPDSIARRLNPQAPETKQFAAGKAAVRLVYECIEEEKSFSIETTFAGKNAIHQMTKAKERGFEVTMFYVGLGHVKQNIERVALRVRNGGHHIPTKDILKRDSTSKKNLLRNLPLVDNLLVIDNSKSDGELVLETSKGRITFVANDLPDWANPIKQKYNATT; this is encoded by the coding sequence ATGAGGTCCACTGAGCTCCCTCCCATGATGTATATCTTTGCTGGAAACAATGGGAGTGGAAAAAGCACGATACGTAACCTGTTAATCGATAAGTTAGGTATAGATATCAATATTGATCCGGATTCCATTGCTCGCAGGTTGAATCCGCAAGCACCCGAGACCAAACAATTCGCGGCAGGAAAAGCAGCAGTAAGATTAGTCTATGAGTGCATTGAGGAAGAGAAGAGCTTTTCGATTGAAACGACGTTTGCTGGGAAAAATGCCATCCACCAAATGACCAAAGCCAAAGAAAGAGGCTTTGAAGTCACAATGTTTTACGTTGGACTTGGCCACGTAAAACAAAACATCGAACGAGTGGCCTTACGTGTAAGAAATGGTGGGCACCATATCCCGACAAAAGACATTTTGAAAAGAGATTCGACTTCCAAAAAAAATTTACTTCGAAATTTGCCTCTCGTTGACAACCTCTTAGTCATCGATAACAGTAAATCGGATGGAGAACTGGTTTTAGAAACCTCCAAAGGCCGTATAACTTTTGTAGCCAACGACCTGCCTGACTGGGCAAATCCAATAAAACAGAAATACAATGCAACAACATAA
- a CDS encoding DsrE/DsrF/DrsH-like family protein, giving the protein MSDQKKTTIVLFNGDYDKAMAAYIIANGAAAYDHEVTIFHTFWGLNTLRKDNKVSMKKRFINKMFGKMMPRGADKMGLSKMNYLGMGQKMIKNVIKKHNAMPLPQLIEMAQEQDVKLIGCTMTMDLLGLQKEELLDGIEYAGVAAYIGDAEEGNVNLFI; this is encoded by the coding sequence ATGTCAGATCAAAAGAAAACGACGATCGTTTTGTTTAATGGTGATTATGATAAGGCGATGGCGGCGTATATTATTGCAAATGGAGCTGCAGCCTATGACCATGAAGTAACGATTTTCCACACGTTCTGGGGATTAAATACCCTGCGCAAAGATAATAAAGTGTCAATGAAGAAACGGTTTATAAACAAGATGTTTGGGAAGATGATGCCTAGAGGTGCCGATAAAATGGGGCTTTCTAAAATGAATTATTTAGGGATGGGGCAAAAGATGATCAAAAATGTTATCAAGAAACACAATGCCATGCCTCTACCTCAATTAATAGAAATGGCACAGGAGCAAGATGTGAAATTGATTGGTTGCACGATGACCATGGATTTACTTGGCCTTCAAAAAGAGGAGCTCCTTGACGGTATTGAATACGCGGGGGTTGCTGCTTATATTGGAGATGCTGAAGAAGGTAATGTGAATTTGTTTATATAA
- a CDS encoding class I SAM-dependent methyltransferase yields MEGHRFNPEKADKLLSEDRQQQLPYKQIMDMLELRERDVVADLGAGNGYFTIPMAEHTKESVFAVDIEPKMIEMLKNRTAEARVNNIDYLISDLEHIPIASQTVDKVMVSLVIHEVPSIENTLTEIRRILKPGGIVLFIEWEAIETDGGPPIHEKISSEDLVKTLRIQGFETTVFQLYSSHYAIKAK; encoded by the coding sequence GTGGAAGGGCACCGATTTAATCCTGAAAAAGCCGATAAATTGTTAAGCGAGGACAGACAACAACAATTACCCTATAAACAGATTATGGATATGCTGGAGTTAAGAGAACGTGACGTTGTAGCCGATTTAGGTGCTGGAAATGGTTATTTCACTATACCTATGGCGGAGCATACGAAAGAATCTGTCTTTGCCGTGGATATTGAGCCTAAAATGATTGAGATGTTAAAGAATAGGACAGCAGAAGCCCGGGTTAATAATATTGATTATCTCATAAGTGATTTAGAACATATCCCAATTGCCTCACAAACGGTTGATAAAGTGATGGTCTCCTTGGTTATTCATGAAGTTCCGAGTATTGAGAATACTTTAACTGAAATTAGGCGAATTTTAAAACCAGGTGGAATCGTTTTGTTTATTGAGTGGGAAGCGATCGAAACAGACGGTGGCCCCCCAATCCATGAAAAAATTTCTTCAGAGGATTTAGTTAAGACCTTACGAATCCAAGGGTTTGAAACAACAGTCTTTCAACTGTATTCAAGCCATTATGCCATTAAGGCAAAATGA
- a CDS encoding sulfurtransferase TusA family protein, translating to MNIEANEILDAKGLACPMPIVKTKKAMNNLNEGQVIEVQATDKGSTADLKAWAESTGHQYLGTVEKGTVLKHYVRKASEAEAKGETRYEAVTDLEDLRNKVDDGENLSIIDVREPAEFAFGHIPGAINIPLGEIEERFQELNQDDLHIICRTGNRSDLAAQKLSEKGFKHVKNVIPGMSKWEGSTEGSNK from the coding sequence ATGAATATTGAAGCAAATGAAATACTAGATGCTAAAGGATTAGCGTGCCCTATGCCCATTGTCAAAACGAAAAAAGCAATGAACAACTTAAATGAAGGGCAAGTTATTGAAGTTCAGGCTACAGATAAAGGATCTACTGCCGATTTAAAAGCATGGGCTGAAAGTACAGGTCATCAGTACCTTGGAACGGTTGAAAAGGGAACAGTATTGAAGCATTACGTTCGTAAGGCTAGCGAGGCTGAAGCGAAAGGAGAAACAAGGTATGAGGCGGTCACGGACCTAGAAGATCTGCGTAATAAAGTAGATGATGGAGAGAACCTATCCATTATAGATGTCCGTGAACCGGCTGAATTTGCATTTGGCCATATTCCTGGAGCCATCAATATCCCCTTAGGAGAGATTGAAGAACGTTTTCAGGAGTTGAATCAGGATGACCTGCATATTATTTGCCGTACAGGAAATCGAAGCGATCTAGCTGCCCAAAAACTAAGTGAAAAAGGTTTTAAACATGTGAAAAATGTTATACCTGGAATGTCTAAATGGGAAGGATCAACGGAAGGAAGTAATAAATAG